A window from Enterocloster bolteae encodes these proteins:
- a CDS encoding Smr/MutS family protein — MTTKEVRNDGQMTGGIIEIDVHGKNTEEAKKAINMQIHSAGKSIYRIRVIHGYNGGTRIRSMLREEYGYGREPAVKRIEMGDNQGITELVIREF, encoded by the coding sequence TTGACAACAAAAGAAGTGAGGAATGATGGACAGATGACGGGCGGAATCATAGAGATAGACGTACACGGAAAAAACACAGAGGAAGCGAAAAAGGCAATCAATATGCAGATACATTCTGCGGGAAAAAGCATTTACCGGATTCGTGTCATACACGGATATAACGGCGGCACGCGGATTCGGAGCATGCTCCGTGAGGAATACGGTTACGGAAGGGAGCCGGCGGTAAAACGAATTGAGATGGGAGACAATCAGGGAATTACGGAGCTGGTAATCAGGGAGTTCTGA
- a CDS encoding mechanosensitive ion channel family protein has translation MQILLIKIAVIVVFWSGGMFALNKIFGMILKRKEQIHIKFLRSMSKVVLTIIAFICISGLFNTTKALSATLLTSSSLLVAIVGFAAQQVLADVISGVMLSWSRPFNLGEKVNISSLGISGIVEDMTVRHTVIRTYHNSRMIIPNSVINKAIVENSNYNNDYIGNYMEVSVSYESNLEQAIEVMRETIASYPLVVDIRPDPSEGNKVNVAVKELGDDGIILKSTVWTKNIDDNFTACSDIRRLIKKNFDAVGISIPYRHVHVVTGSSEKELEQNGITEKQ, from the coding sequence ATGCAGATTTTATTGATTAAGATAGCGGTGATTGTAGTATTCTGGAGCGGGGGAATGTTTGCGCTTAATAAGATATTCGGGATGATTCTGAAGCGGAAGGAACAGATTCATATTAAATTCCTACGGAGTATGTCCAAGGTCGTGCTGACAATCATAGCCTTTATCTGCATCAGCGGACTTTTTAATACCACTAAGGCGCTGAGCGCTACTTTGCTTACCAGCTCCTCGCTTTTAGTAGCCATCGTGGGTTTTGCTGCCCAGCAGGTTCTGGCGGACGTCATAAGCGGCGTCATGCTCAGCTGGTCCCGTCCCTTTAATCTGGGAGAGAAGGTGAACATAAGCAGTCTGGGCATTTCTGGAATCGTGGAGGATATGACGGTGCGCCATACCGTAATCCGGACCTACCATAACAGCCGCATGATTATTCCCAACAGCGTCATCAATAAGGCAATTGTGGAAAACAGCAACTATAACAATGATTATATAGGCAATTACATGGAAGTCTCCGTCAGCTATGAAAGCAATCTGGAACAGGCAATCGAGGTGATGCGGGAGACCATTGCCTCTTATCCGCTGGTAGTTGACATCCGCCCGGATCCGTCGGAGGGTAATAAGGTCAATGTGGCGGTTAAGGAACTGGGAGATGACGGAATCATCCTTAAATCCACGGTATGGACCAAGAACATTGACGACAATTTTACTGCCTGCAGCGATATACGCCGCCTCATTAAGAAGAATTTTGATGCCGTGGGTATCTCCATACCATACAGGCATGTCCATGTAGTTACCGGAAGCTCAGAGAAAGAATTGGAACAAAATGGAATAACAGAGAAACAATAG
- a CDS encoding EFR1 family ferrodoxin (N-terminal region resembles flavodoxins. C-terminal ferrodoxin region binds two 4Fe-4S clusters.) — protein sequence MIGIYLSGTGNTRHCVEKLTGLLDSSAESMPLESRGTVEAIRNNDTIILGYPTQFSNAPYMVRDFIHRNAGLWKGKKLLCVSTMGAFSGDGAGCTARLLKKYGAVILGGLHIRMPDSVCDSKLLKKTLKQNREIIILADKKIESAALLIKQGIYPKDGITFISHLAGLLGQRLWFYGKTADYTDKLKISKSCIGCGLCVSLCPMENISMKNGKAAAGKRCTMCYRCISRCPEKAITLLGKEVKEQCGYEKYR from the coding sequence TTGATCGGAATATATCTGAGCGGTACGGGAAACACCAGGCATTGTGTTGAAAAATTAACAGGACTACTGGATTCCTCCGCAGAATCCATGCCTTTAGAAAGCCGGGGGACCGTTGAGGCAATACGAAATAATGATACGATTATACTGGGATATCCTACGCAGTTTTCAAACGCACCTTATATGGTCAGGGATTTTATACACAGAAATGCCGGTCTGTGGAAGGGAAAAAAGCTGTTATGTGTTTCAACAATGGGTGCGTTCAGCGGTGACGGCGCTGGCTGTACCGCAAGATTACTCAAAAAATATGGTGCAGTTATTCTGGGCGGACTTCATATCCGTATGCCGGACTCAGTATGCGACAGTAAGCTTCTGAAAAAGACACTGAAACAAAACAGAGAAATCATTATTCTGGCTGATAAAAAGATAGAATCTGCCGCGCTGCTTATAAAACAAGGGATATATCCAAAAGACGGCATAACGTTCATTTCCCATTTGGCCGGTCTTTTGGGGCAGCGTCTTTGGTTTTACGGAAAAACAGCAGATTACACGGATAAGCTGAAAATCAGTAAAAGCTGCATTGGCTGCGGGCTTTGTGTTTCCTTATGCCCAATGGAAAATATTTCTATGAAAAACGGAAAAGCAGCTGCGGGTAAAAGGTGTACAATGTGCTACCGGTGTATCAGCCGTTGTCCTGAAAAGGCAATTACGCTTTTAGGCAAAGAAGTAAAAGAACAGTGCGGTTACGAAAAATATCGTTAG
- a CDS encoding ABC-F family ATP-binding cassette domain-containing protein codes for MLYQISNGTVSVGGELILSHIDFEIRGNEKIAVVGKNGAGKTTLLNLVAGKLSLDRDDRREGAGIRCSRRLTVGMLSQQAFKDGNRTVEEELLEACPCRDTFERERFEYEREYDTLFTGFGFPKEDKKKRISQFSGGEQTKIALIRLLLEKPDILLLDEPTNHLDMETAGWLEQYMKHYKNAVVMVSHDRFFLDQTADVVYELTGKGLRRYPGNYTHYREEKLKQIRLQKKAYERQQEELARLENLVERFKHKPNKAAFARAKRKTMEHMERVEKPQEDDAHIFTGEINPLLPGSKWVFTSEHLKIGYEKPLLEITMRIRRGQKIALLGPNGAGKTTFLKTIAGFLPSLEGSYSLGNQTTIGYFDQHSGAIQSEQTVLEHFTAQFPALTEKEARSILGAYLFGGRDAQKKVSSLSGGEKARLVLAELLQSRPNFLVLDEPTNHMDIQAKETLESAFRAYKGTILFVSHDRYLIRQVADAVMIFENQTVMYYPFGYEHYLERKARENQGGSMAAQIRAEEQALIAGMRAVPKAERHRLREIPEDEAYREWNMGLAAQHLEPAGNAVEYLTEQVRELRAMWHGSEEYWNGGAWERMNEYEDRCLRLEQAWEEWHRACMEWLEKAQEMEVL; via the coding sequence ATGTTATACCAGATTTCAAACGGGACCGTATCAGTGGGCGGCGAGCTGATTTTATCCCACATTGATTTTGAGATTCGCGGCAATGAAAAGATAGCAGTGGTGGGTAAGAACGGAGCAGGCAAAACCACTCTGTTAAATCTTGTGGCAGGGAAGCTTTCTCTGGACCGGGATGACAGACGCGAAGGGGCGGGGATACGGTGTTCGCGCCGGCTCACCGTTGGGATGCTTTCCCAGCAGGCCTTTAAGGACGGGAACCGGACCGTGGAGGAGGAGCTTCTGGAGGCATGCCCCTGCCGGGATACCTTTGAAAGGGAACGCTTTGAATATGAGCGTGAGTACGACACGCTTTTTACTGGTTTCGGATTTCCGAAGGAGGATAAGAAAAAGCGGATAAGCCAGTTTTCCGGAGGGGAACAGACCAAGATAGCTTTAATCCGCCTGCTTCTTGAAAAGCCGGATATACTGCTTTTGGACGAGCCTACCAACCATCTGGATATGGAGACAGCCGGATGGCTGGAACAGTATATGAAACATTATAAAAACGCGGTGGTAATGGTATCCCATGACCGTTTTTTTCTGGACCAGACCGCGGATGTTGTGTATGAGCTGACAGGAAAAGGACTGAGGCGGTATCCGGGCAATTATACCCATTACAGGGAAGAAAAGCTGAAACAGATTCGGCTTCAGAAGAAGGCATATGAGCGCCAGCAGGAGGAGCTGGCCCGTTTGGAAAATCTGGTGGAACGGTTTAAACACAAACCAAATAAGGCTGCATTTGCCAGGGCAAAGCGGAAGACAATGGAGCATATGGAGCGTGTGGAAAAACCTCAGGAGGATGATGCTCATATCTTTACAGGTGAGATTAATCCTCTGCTGCCCGGCAGCAAGTGGGTGTTCACTTCAGAGCACCTGAAAATCGGATATGAAAAGCCGCTGCTTGAAATCACCATGCGCATACGGCGCGGACAGAAGATTGCGCTACTGGGACCAAACGGAGCGGGTAAGACCACATTTTTAAAGACCATTGCCGGTTTCCTGCCCTCTCTGGAAGGGAGCTATTCCCTTGGAAATCAGACCACCATTGGTTATTTTGACCAGCACAGCGGGGCCATCCAGTCGGAGCAGACCGTGCTGGAGCATTTTACGGCCCAATTCCCTGCACTGACAGAGAAGGAGGCCAGAAGTATCCTTGGCGCATATCTGTTCGGGGGAAGGGACGCTCAGAAGAAGGTCAGTTCTCTGTCCGGCGGAGAAAAGGCAAGGCTGGTGCTGGCTGAGCTTTTACAGAGCCGTCCCAATTTTCTGGTTCTGGACGAGCCAACCAACCATATGGATATCCAGGCAAAGGAAACACTGGAATCCGCGTTCCGGGCCTATAAAGGGACGATTCTGTTTGTGTCCCATGACAGATATTTGATCCGGCAGGTGGCAGATGCGGTAATGATATTTGAAAATCAAACCGTAATGTATTATCCCTTTGGATATGAGCACTATCTGGAGCGCAAGGCCAGGGAGAACCAGGGCGGTTCCATGGCAGCACAGATCAGGGCCGAGGAGCAGGCGCTGATAGCAGGTATGCGCGCCGTGCCCAAAGCGGAACGCCACCGGTTAAGGGAAATACCGGAGGATGAGGCGTACCGGGAATGGAACATGGGCCTGGCCGCCCAACATCTGGAACCTGCCGGGAATGCAGTGGAATATCTGACGGAGCAGGTGAGGGAACTGCGGGCCATGTGGCATGGCTCAGAGGAGTATTGGAACGGAGGTGCCTGGGAGCGGATGAATGAATATGAGGACCGGTGCCTGCGTCTGGAACAGGCCTGGGAGGAATGGCACAGGGCCTGTATGGAATGGCTGGAAAAGGCCCAGGAGATGGAGGTTCTGTAG
- a CDS encoding GyrI-like domain-containing protein, producing MAFDFKKEYKEFYMPKHKPEIITVPPVNYIAVRGKGNPNEEGGAYQQALGILYAVAYTLKMSYKTDYKMEGFFEYVVPPLEGFWWQDNVEGVDYSDKSSFQWISAIRLPDFVTKKDLDWAKETAEKKKKLECSSAEFLTIEEGLCVQMMHLGAFDDEPASVAVMDKFIQEKGYVNDMNSKRLHHEIYMTDARKTAPEKWKTVIRHPIK from the coding sequence ATGGCTTTTGATTTTAAGAAAGAATATAAAGAGTTTTATATGCCCAAACATAAACCTGAAATCATAACTGTACCGCCGGTAAATTATATAGCTGTCCGGGGTAAAGGAAATCCAAATGAAGAGGGCGGTGCATATCAGCAGGCGCTGGGGATTTTATATGCAGTGGCCTATACGTTGAAAATGAGTTATAAGACAGATTATAAAATGGAAGGATTTTTTGAATATGTTGTTCCGCCCCTTGAAGGATTTTGGTGGCAGGATAATGTGGAAGGGGTGGACTATTCGGATAAGTCTTCCTTTCAGTGGATTTCCGCTATTCGGTTGCCGGACTTTGTAACGAAAAAGGATCTTGATTGGGCAAAAGAGACAGCGGAAAAAAAGAAAAAGTTAGAATGTTCATCAGCAGAATTTTTAACCATTGAGGAGGGGCTGTGCGTTCAGATGATGCATTTGGGTGCATTTGATGACGAGCCTGCATCTGTGGCCGTTATGGATAAATTCATACAGGAAAAAGGTTATGTAAATGATATGAACAGTAAACGGCTTCATCATGAGATATATATGACAGATGCAAGAAAGACTGCGCCAGAGAAATGGAAAACGGTTATCAGGCACCCGATTAAATAA